A DNA window from Cutaneotrichosporon cavernicola HIS019 DNA, chromosome: 2 contains the following coding sequences:
- the HEM1 gene encoding uncharacterized protein (Cys/Met metabolism PLP-dependent enzyme), whose translation MQVNSLLRYSRACPFLGRSSATSLNALAQVGGSNGRASALTLKAGECPMLGPQLRRGYASVAGNREVEEIHKKKDIAFDAVGTTADKCPHATAARAAAAATQRAADKAQVAPTPERAAGTFNYEQFYQAELEKKHKDKSYRYFNNINRMAAKFPVAHTADPKVQVDVWCANDYLGMGKNPVVLDTMKRTLNKYGAGAGGTRNIAGNGALHLALEDELASLHRKQAALVFSSCYVANDACLATIGAKLPGCIIFSDSLNHASMIQGVRHSNAKKVIWKHNDMADLEAKLQQVPKDTPKIIAFESVYSMCGSVAPIEAICDLAEKYGAITFLDEVHAVGMYGPSGAGVAEHLDFAAHYATRESSSPVPRSVQDRIDIITGTLGKAYGVVGGYIAGSSDFVDVVRSYAPGFIFTTSLPPAVVAGAQVSIAYQKETMSDRRLQQLNTRTVKGRFADLGIPVVPNPSHIVPVLVGDAALAKQASDMLLSKHHIYVQSINYPTVPVGEERLRITPTPGHTAEQVEHLIASVDSVFNELHLKRQSDWVAAGGRAGVGAPNAVPIKPIWSDAELGLQDGTAPVQLAEGRQSTVTDSAVEVANKRLTHLLDVGPRLGSTEASA comes from the exons ATGCAGGTCAACTCGCTCCTCCGCTACTCGCGTGCATGCCCGTTCCTCGGTCGCTCCAGCGCCACGAGCCTCAACGCTCTCGCCCAGGTCGGCGGCAGCAACGGCcgcgcctcggccctcactctcaaggccggcgagtGCCCCATGCTTGGCCCTCAGCTCCGCCGTGGCTACGCCTCCGTCGCTGGCAAccgtgaggtcgaggagatccaCAAG AAGAAGGACATTGCCTTTGACGCCGTTGGAACCACTGCCGACAAGTGCCCGCACGCCACCGCTGCGCgtgcggctgcggcggcgacccagcgcgccgccgacaaggcTCAGGTTGCGCCTACGCctgagcgcgccgccggcacGTTCAACTACGAGCAGTTCTACCAAgctgagctcgagaagaagcaCAAGGACAAATCGTACCGCTACTTCAACAACATTAACCGCATGGCGGCCAAGTTCCCTGTCGCGCACACTGCCGACCCCAAGGTCCAAGTTGACGTGTGGTGCGCCAACGACTACCTCGGAATGGGCAAGAACCCGGTCGTGCTCGATACAATGAAGCGGACGCTCAACAAGTATGGTGCTGGTGCGGGCGGCACCCGCAACATTGCGGGCAACGGTGCGCTgcacctcgcgctcgaggacgagctcgcaTCGCTCCACCGCAAGCAGGCGGCACTCGTCTTTTCGTCGTGCTacgtcgccaacgacgCATGCCTTGCCACCATTGGCGCCAAGCTCCCTGGCTGTATCATCTTCTCCGACTCGCTCAACCACGCCTCGATGATCCAGGGCGTGCGCCATTCGAacgccaagaaggtcaTCTGGAAGCACAACGACatggccgacctcgaggccaagctccaGCAGGTCCCCAAGGACACGCCCAAGATCATCGCCTTCGAGTCTGTTTACTCGATGTGCGGCTCAGTCGCGCCCATTGAGGCCATCtgcgacctcgccgagaagTACGGCGCCATCACattcctcgacgaggtccaCGCTGTCGGCATGTACGGTCCTTCGGGTGCCGGTGTCGCCGAGCACCTCGACTTTGCCGCTCACTACGCTACGCGCGAGTCTAGCAGCCCAGTCCCCCGCTCGGTCCAGGACCGCATTGACATCATCACTGGCACTCTCGGCAAGGCGTACGGCGTTGTCGGCGGCTACATTGCCGGCTCGTCTGACTTTGTCGACGTTGTGCGCTCGTACGCCCCGGGCTTCATCTTCACGACCTCGCTCCCGCCAGCCGTGGTCGCGGGCGCCCAAGTCTCTATTGCCTACCAGAAGGAGACCATGAGCGACCGCCGCCTGCAGCAGCTCAACACCCGCACGGTCAAGGGCCGCTTCGCTGACCTCGGCATCCCCGTCGTCCCCAACCCGTCGCACATTGTGCCCGTCCTCGTTGGCGACGCTGCCCTTGCCAAGCAGGCCTCGGACATGCTCCTGTCCAAGCACCACATCTATGTCCAGAGCATCAACTACCCGACAGTCcccgtcggcgaggagcgcctccGCATCACCCCCACGCCCGGCCACACGGccgagcaggtcgagcaCCTTATCGCTTCGGTTGACAGCGTCTTCAACGAGCTCCACCTCAAGCGCCAGTCTGACTGGGTTGCGGCTGGTGGCCGCGCTGGTGTCGGTGCGCCCAACGCCGTGCCCATTAAGCCCATCTGgtccgacgccgagctcggcctccagGACGGCACTGCGCCtgtcca